Proteins from a genomic interval of Arachis hypogaea cultivar Tifrunner chromosome 10, arahy.Tifrunner.gnm2.J5K5, whole genome shotgun sequence:
- the LOC140175608 gene encoding secreted RxLR effector protein 161-like: MEEPCTNHLQAAKRILRYIKGTLNDGIYYENTNEVNLVSYTDSDWAGDIETRKSISEFAFNLGSGAISWSSKKQPIVALSTAEAEYIAAGSWATQAVWLRRIIEELNEKQSTPTTIFCDNKPAIALYKNPVFHERSKHIDVRFHKTREW, from the coding sequence ATGGAGGAACCTTGTACCAACCATTTGCAAGCAGCAAAACGGATTCTTCGATATATCAAAGGTACTTTAAATGATggtatttattatgaaaatactAATGAAGTGAATCTTGTCAGTTACACTGACAGTGATTGGGCTGGAGatatagaaacaagaaaaagtattTCGGAATTTGCATTTAATCTTGGTTCTGGTGCAATTTCATGGTCATCAAAGAAACAACCAATAGTAGCACTTTCTACAGCAGAAGCAGAATATATAGCAGCAGGAAGTTGGGCAACACAAGCAGTTTGGCTAAGAAGAATTATTGAGGAATTGAATGAGAAACAAAgtactccaacaacaatatttTGCGATAACAAGCCTGCTATTGCACTTTACAAAAATCCAGTATTCCATGAAAGATCGAAGCATATTGATGTCCGATTTCACAAAACCAGAGAGTGGTGA